The following are encoded in a window of Nocardioides houyundeii genomic DNA:
- a CDS encoding nuclear transport factor 2 family protein: MTTSDRHLGDKQVIEAYLDAVGSLRVADVAPLFHEDGRVLLPYAPLGIPQEVAGRPAIGDYYEALPQMIGALNFSDYRIQATETPGEYVAEYTSDASMRATGTSYRNTYITKVTVAEGQIAELTEFFDPIRLVEAMGGTVVPPETPEIEEEVHD; the protein is encoded by the coding sequence ATGACGACCAGCGATCGCCACCTGGGCGACAAGCAGGTGATCGAGGCCTACCTCGACGCCGTCGGCTCGCTCCGGGTCGCCGACGTCGCTCCGCTGTTCCACGAGGACGGCCGGGTGCTGCTGCCCTACGCACCCCTGGGCATCCCCCAGGAGGTGGCGGGGCGGCCGGCGATCGGCGACTACTACGAGGCGCTGCCCCAGATGATCGGGGCGCTCAACTTCTCCGACTACCGGATCCAGGCCACCGAGACGCCTGGCGAGTACGTCGCGGAGTACACCTCGGACGCGTCGATGCGCGCCACGGGGACGTCGTACCGCAACACCTACATCACCAAGGTGACCGTGGCGGAGGGGCAGATCGCCGAGCTCACCGAGTTCTTCGACCCCATCCGGCTGGTCGAGGCCATGGGCGGCACTGTCGTGCCGCCCGAGACACCAGAGATCGAGGAAGAAGTCCATGACTGA
- a CDS encoding nuclear transport factor 2 family protein, with protein MTTTTQDELDIVRATHTYALGLDRFEPELALSAFAADAVWDATAVGLERYEGHEQIRAFFENDAKAVARQFHILTNHIVAFDDADHARGTNYVFSEGETRTGAKFKAIALNEDTYVRTPQGWRIASRVISPLTTPEMAGFEV; from the coding sequence ATGACCACCACGACACAGGACGAGCTCGACATCGTGCGGGCGACCCACACCTACGCGCTGGGGCTGGACCGCTTCGAGCCCGAGCTCGCCCTGTCGGCGTTCGCAGCCGACGCGGTGTGGGACGCCACGGCGGTGGGACTGGAGCGCTACGAGGGGCACGAGCAGATCAGGGCCTTCTTCGAGAACGACGCGAAGGCGGTCGCGCGCCAGTTCCACATCCTCACCAACCACATCGTCGCCTTCGACGACGCCGACCATGCCCGCGGCACCAACTACGTCTTCTCCGAGGGCGAGACGCGGACCGGGGCGAAGTTCAAGGCGATCGCGCTCAACGAGGACACCTATGTCCGCACTCCCCAGGGATGGCGGATCGCCAGCCGGGTGATCAGCCCGCTCACGACGCCGGAGATGGCGGGGTTCGAGGTATGA